In Mangifera indica cultivar Alphonso chromosome 1, CATAS_Mindica_2.1, whole genome shotgun sequence, a single genomic region encodes these proteins:
- the LOC123195415 gene encoding 2S albumin seed storage protein-like produces the protein MAKLVLLLSAFAVLLLVANASIYRPTVQVDGSSSREQSCQRQIEEQDRFRNCQRYVLQEVLGGGRGNQRRQSLRQCCQELREVDRRCRCQGLEQMVGHQQQQEQLRGEEVEELYETASELPCMCNISPSQGCQFR, from the coding sequence ATGGCAAAGCTCGTTCTCCTTCTATCTGCCTTCGCCGTCCTCCTCCTGGTGGCCAACGCCTCCATTTACCGCCCCACAGTGCAGGTTGATGGATCCTCGAGCCGTGAGCAGAGTTGCCAACGGCAGATCGAAGAGCAGGACCGGTTCAGGAACTGTCAAAGGTACGTGCTACAGGAGGTCCTGGGAGGTGGACGCGGGAACCAGAGACGGCAAAGCTTGAGGCAATGCTGCCAGGAGTTGCGGGAAGTAGACAGAAGGTGCCGTTGTCAGGGATTAGAGCAGATGGTGGGGCACCAGCAGCAACAAGAACAACTCAGAGGTGAGGAGGTTGAGGAGCTGTATGAAACAGCCAGTGAATTGCCTTGCATGTGCAACATTTCGCCCAGCCAGGGCTGTCAGTTCCGTTGA
- the LOC123194684 gene encoding 2S albumin seed storage protein-like, with the protein MAKLLLTLSAFAVLFLVANASIYRATVEVEESSSRGQSCQRQFEEQDRFRHCQRFVQQEILGNGRRNQRQENFKQCCKELQEVDRRCRCQGLEQMVRQQLQQEQLRGEEVEELYETASELPRLCNISPSQGCQFHSSY; encoded by the coding sequence ATGGCGAAGCTTTTACTTACCCTATCTGCCTTCGCAGTCCTTTTCCTGGTGGCCAACGCCTCCATTTACCGCGCCACTGTGGAGGTTGAAGAATCCTCAAGCCGTGGGCAGAGTTGCCAACGGCAGTTCGAAGAGCAGGACCGATTCAGGCACTGTCAAAGGTTCGTGCAACAGGAGATCCTGGGGAATGGACGCAGGAACCAGAGACAAGAAAACTTCAAGCAATGCTGCAAGGAGTTGCAGGAAGTAGACAGAAGGTGTCGGTGTCAGGGACTAGAGCAAATGGTGAGGCAGCAGCTGCAACAAGAACAACTCAGAGGTGAGGAAGTTGAGGAACTATATGAGACGGCCAGTGAATTGCCTCGCTTGTGCAACATTTCACCCAGCCAGGGCTGCCAATTCCACTCATCCTACTAG
- the LOC123195009 gene encoding 2S albumin seed storage protein-like, with translation MTKLPLLLSAFAVLLLLANASIYRTTVEVEESSSRGQSCQRQFEEQDRFRYCQRFVQQEILGNGRRNQKQENFKQCCKELQEVDRRCRCQGLEQMVRQQLQQEQLREEEVKELYETASELPRMCNISPSQGCQFHSSY, from the coding sequence ATGACAAAGCTCCCTCTCCTCCTATCTGCCTTCGCCGTCCTCCTCCTGCTGGCCAACGCTTCCATTTACCGCACCACTGTGGAGGTTGAAGAATCCTCAAGCCGTGGGCAGAGTTGCCAACGGCAGTTCGAAGAGCAGGACCGATTCAGGTACTGTCAAAGGTTCGTGCAACAGGAGATCCTGGGGAATGGACGCAGGAAccagaaacaagaaaatttcaagCAATGCTGCAAGGAGTTGCAGGAAGTAGACAGAAGGTGTCGGTGTCAGGGACTAGAGCAAATGGTGAGGCAGCAGCTGCAACAAGAACAACTCAGAGAAGAGGAAGTTAAGGAACTATATGAGACGGCCAGTGAATTGCCTCGCATGTGCAACATTTCACCCAGCCAGGGCTGCCAGTTCCACTCATCCTATTAG
- the LOC123228635 gene encoding protein translation factor SUI1 homolog 2-like — protein sequence MSDPDIQIPTTFDPFADANAEDSGAGTKEYVHIRIQQRNGRKSLTTVQGLKKDFSYNKILKDLKKEFCCNGTVVQDPELGQVIQLQGDQRKNVSTFLVQAGIVKKEHIKIHGF from the exons ATGTCTGATCCCGATATTCAGATTCCTACTACCTTTG ATCCGTTTGCTGATGCAAATGCTGAGGACTCTGGTGCTGGGACAAAGGAGTATGTGCATATTCGTATTCAGCAGAGGAATGGTAGGAAAAGCTTGACAACTGTCCAGGGGTTGAAGAAAGACTTCAGCTATAACAAGATTCTCAAGGACCTCAAGAAAGAGTTCTGCTGCAATGGTACAGTTGTCCAGGACCCTGAATTAGGACAG GTTATTCAACTCCAAGGTGACCAGCGTAAGAATGTGTCAACCTTCCTTGTCCAG GCTGGCATTGTGAAGAAGGAGCACATTAAAATCCACGGTTTCTAA
- the LOC123225908 gene encoding thiamine thiazole synthase, chloroplastic-like, which produces MAAMASTAFTLPLASTKLFNSSFHGTAVSPPPSFLPQPTKGSTRNFSVSASSNPPYDLNAFKFDPIKESIVSREMTRRYMMDMITHADTDVVVVGAGSAGLTCAYELSKNPNIQVAIIEQSVSPGGGAWLGGQLFSAMVVRKPAHLFLDELGIDYDEQDNYVVIKHAALFTSTIMSKLLARPNVKLFNAVAAEDLIVKGNRVGGVVTNWALVSMNHDTQSCMDPNVMEAKVVVSSCGHDGPFGATGVKRLKSIGMIKNVPGMKALDMNTAEDAIVRLTREIVPGMIVTGMEVAEIDGAPRMGPTFGAMMISGQKAAHLALKALGQPNALDGTYVRSIQPEMILAAAESTDIADA; this is translated from the exons ATGGCAGCCATGGCGTCAACCGCCTTCACTTTACCTCTCGCATCAACAAAGCTCTTTAATTCCTCCTTTCACGGCACTGCCGTCTCACCACCGCCATCTTTTCTTCCTCAACCCACCAAAGGTTCCACCAGAAACTTCTCAGTTTCTGCCTCTTCTAATCCTCCCTATGATTTGAACGCTTTCAAGTTCGACCCCATCAAGGAGTCTATTGTATCCCGTGAAATGACACGCAG GTATATGATGGACATGATCACACATGCTGACACTGATGTGGTGGTGGTCGGTGCTGGCTCTGCTGGGCTCACCTGTGCATATGAGCTTAGCAAGAATCCTAACATCCAGGTTGCTATTATTGAGCAATCTGTTAGCCCTGGTGGTGGCGCGTGGCTCGGTGGACAGCTCTTCTCCGCCATG GTCGTGCGCAAACCAGCTCACCTTTTCCTTGATGAGTTGGGCATTGACTACGATGAGCAAGACAACTATGTTGTGATCAAGCATGCTGCTCTTTTCACCTCTACCATCATGAGCAAGCTCTTGGCTCGCCCGAATGTGAAGCTCTTCAATGCGGTGGCGGCCGAGGACTTGATAGTGAAAGGAAACAGAGTGGGTGGTGTGGTGACCAACTGGGCACTTGTGTCCATGAACCATGACACACAATCTTGCATGGACCCCAATGTGATGGAGGCCAAGGTTGTGGTGAGCTCATGTGGCCACGACGGACCTTTTGGTGCCACCGGTGTGAAGAGGTTGAAGAGCATTGGAATGATCAAGAACGTGCCTGGCATGAAGGCCCTTGACATGAACACCGCTGAGGATGCTATTGTGAGATTGACCAGGGAGATTGTGCCTGGAATGATTGTCACTGGCATGGAAGTTGCTGAGATTGATGGAGCTCCCAGAATG GGGCCGACATTTGGGGCGATGATGATATCAGGGCAGAAGGCGGCTCACTTGGCATTGAAGGCGTTGGGACAGCCCAATGCATTGGATGGAACATATGTGCGAAGCATTCAACCAGAGATGATCTTAGCCGCGGCCGAATCTACTGACATTGCCGATGCTTAA
- the LOC123193862 gene encoding DDRGK domain-containing protein 1 isoform X1, translating into MDELLVAIVSMLLVLALIPLYLWKRRSISGEERQQEEVPQRETVVRATGARRMRRRPAAGASTSSARAAAVEETVQGSDDEAVEDENYEAKASTKKERKRQEREAQRQAEEAARESRKLKQDRYAEMRRRKDEEHEAQEHALEEEAKAQKAREEEAATLEFEKWKGEFSVDAEGTTENELQDGKQDLLSDFVEYIKKHKCVPLEDLAAEFKLRTQECINRITSLESEGRLSGVMDDRGKYIYISLEEMKAVADYIKRQGRVSISHLASKSNQFIDLESKAEFVEDLSSVEEITVA; encoded by the exons ATGGACGAATTGTTAGTTGCGATTGTGTCTATGCTGCTTGTTCTTGCTTTAATTCCTTTGTATTTGTGGAAACGCCGCTCAATTTCTGGAGAAGAGCGACAACAAGAGGAG GTTCCCCAGAGGGAAACTGTGGTACGTGCAACTGGTGCTCGTCGAATGCGTAGAAGACCTGCTGCTGGTGCTAGCACATCATCAGCTAGAGCTGCAGCTGTAGAAG AAACTGTTCAGGGAAGTGATGATGAAGCTGTAGAGGATGAAAATTATGAGGCCAAAGCATCAACAAAGAAGGAGAGGAAACGGCAAGAGCGAGAAGCACAAAGACAG GCTGAAGAAGCTGCACGCGAGTCAAGGAAGTTAAAGCAAGACCGCTATGCAGAAATGCGAAGGAGGAAGGATGAGGAGCATGAAGCACAGGAGCATGCATTG GAAGAAGAAGCCAAGGCTCAGAAAGCCAGGGAGGAGGAAGCAGCTACATTAGAGTTTGAGAAATGGAAAGGAGAATTTTCAGTTGATGCTGAAGGAACTACAGAAAACGAATTGCAAGATGGCAAACAGGACTTGCTTTCTGACTTTGTTGAGTACATAAAG AAACACAAATGTGTTCCTTTAGAAGATCTTGCTGCTGAATTTAAGTTACGAACCCAG GAATGTATCAATAGGATTACTTCACTGGAAAGCGAGG GGCGGCTTTCTGGTGTGATGGATGATAGAGGTAAATACATATACATCTCACTGGAAGAGATGAAAGCTGTTGCAGATTACATCAAGCGTCAGGGAAGGGTTAGCATCTCTCACCTAGCTAGTAAGTCCAACCAATTCATTGATTTGGAGTCAAAAGCAGAGTTTGTTGAGGACCTGAGCAGTGTGGAGGAGATTACTGTTGCTTGA
- the LOC123193862 gene encoding DDRGK domain-containing protein 1 isoform X2: protein MRRRPAAGASTSSARAAAVEETVQGSDDEAVEDENYEAKASTKKERKRQEREAQRQAEEAARESRKLKQDRYAEMRRRKDEEHEAQEHALEEEAKAQKAREEEAATLEFEKWKGEFSVDAEGTTENELQDGKQDLLSDFVEYIKKHKCVPLEDLAAEFKLRTQECINRITSLESEGRLSGVMDDRGKYIYISLEEMKAVADYIKRQGRVSISHLASKSNQFIDLESKAEFVEDLSSVEEITVA from the exons ATGCGTAGAAGACCTGCTGCTGGTGCTAGCACATCATCAGCTAGAGCTGCAGCTGTAGAAG AAACTGTTCAGGGAAGTGATGATGAAGCTGTAGAGGATGAAAATTATGAGGCCAAAGCATCAACAAAGAAGGAGAGGAAACGGCAAGAGCGAGAAGCACAAAGACAG GCTGAAGAAGCTGCACGCGAGTCAAGGAAGTTAAAGCAAGACCGCTATGCAGAAATGCGAAGGAGGAAGGATGAGGAGCATGAAGCACAGGAGCATGCATTG GAAGAAGAAGCCAAGGCTCAGAAAGCCAGGGAGGAGGAAGCAGCTACATTAGAGTTTGAGAAATGGAAAGGAGAATTTTCAGTTGATGCTGAAGGAACTACAGAAAACGAATTGCAAGATGGCAAACAGGACTTGCTTTCTGACTTTGTTGAGTACATAAAG AAACACAAATGTGTTCCTTTAGAAGATCTTGCTGCTGAATTTAAGTTACGAACCCAG GAATGTATCAATAGGATTACTTCACTGGAAAGCGAGG GGCGGCTTTCTGGTGTGATGGATGATAGAGGTAAATACATATACATCTCACTGGAAGAGATGAAAGCTGTTGCAGATTACATCAAGCGTCAGGGAAGGGTTAGCATCTCTCACCTAGCTAGTAAGTCCAACCAATTCATTGATTTGGAGTCAAAAGCAGAGTTTGTTGAGGACCTGAGCAGTGTGGAGGAGATTACTGTTGCTTGA